From the Halalkalicoccus sp. CGA53 genome, one window contains:
- a CDS encoding arginine deiminase family protein, whose amino-acid sequence MTRYRAEAEFDTLRSLRVHRPGFETFVGSLDHRRHGFPDPLSVSTARAEHDELVAVLEGEGLEVRYLHDDLDGVTLDSLLGDSVSLPDQVRTALAEMSPADRLTAVATGLRATLDGHQNDPEIEVAMSGVASNLYFQRDDQLLADRSPVVCRPYSEVRVREMPLVRAGWESLGEDPIVAGPEPIEGGDFLPLDEFALLMVSAALDGEEHVLRTSVAAGEALLESGALGYEEVGLVRAPLEADRREAASRGRESRLMHLDGWCNVPAEGLAVVRESLAEEATVEVYRREGDGYRHDRTERSLLAYLRRKEYETIDAPYDERWATNFLTIDDGTVVAVAESTQGTEGQTIRRMREAGIEVVPDGVGMRVNELTKGGGAVHCMTQPIART is encoded by the coding sequence ATGACGCGCTATCGCGCGGAGGCCGAGTTCGACACCCTCCGATCGCTTCGGGTCCACCGCCCCGGCTTCGAGACGTTCGTCGGCTCGCTCGACCACCGCCGCCACGGCTTTCCAGACCCCCTCTCGGTCTCGACTGCACGAGCCGAACACGACGAACTGGTCGCCGTGCTCGAGGGCGAGGGTCTCGAGGTCAGGTACCTCCACGACGACCTCGACGGAGTCACGCTCGACTCACTCCTCGGGGACTCGGTTTCCCTCCCCGACCAGGTCCGAACGGCACTCGCCGAGATGTCGCCCGCCGACCGGCTCACGGCCGTCGCCACCGGCCTCCGAGCGACGCTGGACGGTCACCAGAACGACCCGGAGATCGAAGTCGCGATGAGCGGGGTCGCCTCGAACCTCTACTTCCAGCGGGACGATCAGCTCCTCGCCGACCGCAGCCCGGTGGTCTGCCGGCCGTACAGCGAGGTCCGGGTCCGGGAGATGCCGCTCGTCCGGGCAGGGTGGGAGTCGCTCGGCGAAGACCCCATCGTTGCCGGCCCGGAACCGATCGAGGGCGGGGATTTCCTCCCACTCGACGAGTTCGCGCTTCTCATGGTCTCTGCGGCCCTCGACGGCGAGGAGCACGTGCTCCGGACGAGCGTCGCGGCCGGGGAGGCGCTGCTGGAGTCGGGTGCACTCGGCTACGAGGAGGTCGGCCTCGTCCGCGCGCCGCTCGAAGCGGATCGACGGGAGGCGGCGTCTCGGGGACGGGAGAGTCGGCTGATGCACCTCGACGGCTGGTGTAACGTCCCCGCGGAGGGCCTCGCGGTCGTCCGGGAGTCGCTCGCGGAGGAGGCGACGGTCGAGGTCTACCGTAGAGAGGGGGACGGCTACCGCCACGACCGCACCGAACGGAGCCTGCTGGCATATCTGAGGAGGAAGGAGTACGAGACGATCGACGCGCCGTACGACGAGCGGTGGGCGACGAACTTCCTCACGATCGACGACGGGACGGTCGTGGCGGTCGCCGAGAGCACACAGGGAACAGAGGGCCAGACGATCCGACGGATGCGGGAGGCGGGGATAGAGGTCGTCCCGGACGGCGTGGGGATGCGGGTGAACGAACTGACGAAGGGCGGCGGGGCGGTTCACTGCATGACCCAGCCGATCGCTCGGACGTGA
- a CDS encoding arsenate-mycothiol transferase ArsC: protein MKRIAFVGGRNAGTSQMAAAFAEREAKRRGLDVEVVTGGVEPGVGVDEAAAETMDELGIDVRDRTPRKLSTDELHGVDLLVTMNRPAEAVRPDGWDGESRTWDVPITDELDRETARNQRDVIERRVSKLFDTL, encoded by the coding sequence ATGAAGCGCATCGCGTTCGTCGGCGGCCGAAACGCCGGGACGAGTCAGATGGCGGCCGCGTTCGCCGAGCGCGAGGCGAAGCGCCGCGGCCTCGACGTCGAGGTGGTGACGGGCGGGGTCGAACCGGGCGTGGGCGTCGACGAGGCGGCGGCCGAGACGATGGACGAGCTGGGGATCGACGTTCGAGACCGGACCCCCCGGAAGCTCTCGACGGACGAACTCCACGGGGTCGACCTGCTGGTGACGATGAACCGGCCGGCGGAGGCCGTCCGGCCAGACGGCTGGGACGGCGAGAGCCGGACCTGGGACGTGCCGATCACGGACGAACTCGACCGGGAGACCGCTCGAAACCAGCGTGACGTGATCGAACGACGGGTCTCAAAACTGTTCGATACGCTCTAG
- the hisE gene encoding phosphoribosyl-ATP diphosphatase encodes MTGSEGSAEEIVDELFAVIEDRRENLPEGSYTTSLFTHEKGENAVLEKLGEETTELILAAKDDDREELAHEAADIVYHLLVLLSMKGMDVSDLRAELARRR; translated from the coding sequence ATGACCGGGAGCGAGGGAAGCGCCGAGGAGATCGTCGACGAACTGTTCGCGGTGATCGAGGACCGGAGGGAGAACCTCCCGGAGGGGTCGTACACGACGTCGCTGTTCACCCACGAGAAGGGCGAGAACGCGGTGCTCGAGAAACTCGGCGAGGAGACGACCGAACTGATCCTCGCGGCGAAGGACGACGACCGGGAGGAACTCGCCCACGAGGCCGCCGACATCGTCTACCACCTGCTGGTCCTGCTCTCGATGAAGGGGATGGACGTCTCGGACCTGCGCGCCGAACTCGCCCGACGACGCTGA
- the pdxT gene encoding pyridoxal 5'-phosphate synthase glutaminase subunit PdxT, which produces MSLRAGVVAVQGDVTEHADAILGSGERHGRSVEASEIRSGGVVPDCDLLLLPGGESTTISRLLAREGIDEEIRAHVAAGKPVLATCAGLIVASTDANDERVSPLDVLDVTVDRNAFGRQRDSFEAPIEVEGLADPFPAVFIRAPLIDSVGADVEVLADWEGRPVAVREGSVVGTSFHPELTDDPRIHGLAFFDALTAE; this is translated from the coding sequence ATGAGCCTGCGAGCCGGCGTCGTCGCCGTTCAGGGCGACGTCACGGAACACGCCGACGCGATCCTCGGGTCGGGTGAACGCCACGGCCGGTCGGTCGAGGCGAGCGAGATCAGATCGGGAGGGGTCGTCCCGGACTGCGACCTCCTCTTGCTCCCGGGCGGCGAGTCGACGACGATCTCCCGACTGCTCGCGCGCGAGGGGATCGACGAGGAGATCCGCGCACACGTCGCCGCCGGAAAGCCCGTCCTCGCCACCTGCGCCGGGCTGATCGTCGCCTCGACCGACGCGAACGACGAGCGCGTCAGCCCGCTCGACGTCCTCGACGTCACCGTCGACCGCAACGCCTTCGGCCGGCAGCGCGACAGTTTCGAGGCCCCGATCGAGGTGGAGGGTCTCGCCGACCCCTTCCCCGCGGTGTTCATCCGCGCGCCGCTGATCGACTCGGTCGGGGCGGACGTGGAGGTGCTCGCCGACTGGGAGGGCAGACCCGTCGCGGTGCGCGAGGGCTCCGTCGTGGGCACCTCGTTTCACCCCGAACTCACCGACGACCCGCGGATCCACGGCCTCGCCTTCTTCGACGCGCTCACGGCCGAGTAG
- a CDS encoding HalOD1 output domain-containing protein, translating to MAFEHVGRQAECGSIEVVHDWGGPGSIAETIITALAEEEGVDPVDLEPLYGWIDPEALDSLFSPQGETADPDAYVVFQYGEYRVVAGADGTVVIESA from the coding sequence ATGGCATTCGAGCACGTGGGGAGGCAGGCGGAGTGCGGATCGATCGAAGTCGTCCACGACTGGGGGGGTCCCGGATCGATCGCGGAGACGATCATCACCGCCCTCGCGGAGGAAGAGGGGGTCGATCCGGTCGACCTCGAACCGCTCTACGGCTGGATCGATCCGGAGGCGCTGGACTCGCTGTTCTCACCACAGGGCGAGACGGCCGACCCGGACGCGTACGTCGTCTTTCAGTACGGCGAGTACCGCGTCGTCGCCGGCGCGGACGGCACCGTCGTGATCGAGTCGGCCTGA
- a CDS encoding helix-turn-helix domain-containing protein, which yields MIADVHLAHPSIVLSETIRALPDAHIRTEWQAAIDPVAPFAFFSVRAPDFEAVDEALEADPSVTDAVVVAETDRKRIYRITSTDAWTEPIPTILELGIAILSAESDRDGWLVRLQVPDRETFVGLREHCEREGITIRTEQLYSADQLPEMGGVGLTDAQYEVLVTAYESGYFEEPRALSLSDLAEELGISPTATSGRLRRATKRLVETQLAVDDG from the coding sequence ATGATCGCCGACGTCCACCTCGCCCACCCCTCCATCGTCCTCTCGGAGACGATCCGGGCGCTGCCCGACGCCCACATCCGGACGGAGTGGCAGGCGGCGATCGATCCGGTGGCTCCGTTCGCCTTCTTCTCGGTCCGTGCCCCCGACTTCGAGGCGGTCGACGAGGCCCTCGAGGCCGACCCGAGCGTCACCGACGCCGTCGTGGTCGCGGAGACCGACCGAAAGCGGATCTACCGGATCACGAGCACGGACGCGTGGACCGAGCCGATCCCGACGATCCTCGAACTCGGCATCGCCATCCTCTCCGCGGAGAGCGACCGCGACGGCTGGCTCGTCAGGCTCCAGGTCCCCGACCGCGAGACGTTCGTGGGCCTGCGAGAACACTGCGAGCGCGAGGGGATCACGATCCGTACCGAACAGCTCTACAGCGCGGATCAGCTCCCCGAGATGGGCGGGGTGGGGCTCACCGACGCGCAGTACGAGGTGCTCGTCACCGCCTACGAGTCGGGCTACTTCGAGGAGCCCCGGGCGCTCTCGCTCTCCGACCTCGCCGAGGAACTCGGTATCTCGCCGACCGCCACGAGCGGTCGGCTCCGCAGGGCGACCAAACGCCTCGTCGAGACACAGCTGGCAGTGGACGACGGCTGA
- a CDS encoding preprotein translocase subunit Sec61beta translates to MDRGQNSGGLMSSAGLVRYFDAEDRNAPTLDPKSVMAFAVLFGVFIQILNVVV, encoded by the coding sequence ATGGACAGAGGTCAGAACAGCGGTGGGCTGATGTCGAGTGCGGGGCTGGTCAGGTACTTCGACGCGGAGGACAGAAACGCCCCGACGCTCGACCCGAAGTCGGTCATGGCGTTCGCGGTCCTCTTCGGCGTCTTCATCCAGATCCTGAACGTCGTCGTGTAG
- a CDS encoding ASCH domain-containing protein, producing MAEIDPGTLLPNDHVIGLAKEGEITQLHRGHAYAEEGDTFEIDGTEFEVTDVDERTLGDLTDEDARAEGSPDLESYRERMVAVHGGNFEWNDDSEVVRHRFERVES from the coding sequence ATGGCAGAGATCGATCCCGGCACCCTGCTTCCGAACGACCACGTGATCGGGCTGGCGAAGGAAGGCGAGATCACCCAGCTCCACCGCGGGCACGCTTACGCGGAGGAGGGCGATACGTTCGAGATAGATGGAACGGAGTTCGAGGTGACCGACGTCGACGAGCGCACACTGGGCGACCTGACCGACGAGGACGCCCGGGCGGAGGGCTCGCCCGATCTCGAGAGCTACAGGGAGCGGATGGTCGCCGTCCACGGCGGGAACTTCGAGTGGAACGACGACAGCGAAGTCGTCCGCCACCGCTTCGAGCGCGTCGAGAGCTAG
- a CDS encoding thioredoxin family protein, whose protein sequence is MGVTLYDFYADWCGPCKTQDPILEDIEEEWGDRFRLQKVNVDEEQETANEYQVRSLPTLVVENDDGVVERFVGVTQRNDIENALEEAGA, encoded by the coding sequence ATGGGAGTGACCCTGTACGACTTCTACGCCGACTGGTGTGGCCCCTGCAAGACCCAGGACCCGATCCTCGAGGACATCGAAGAGGAGTGGGGCGACCGCTTTCGCCTCCAGAAAGTCAACGTCGACGAGGAACAGGAGACGGCGAACGAGTACCAGGTCCGATCGCTGCCGACGCTCGTCGTCGAGAACGACGACGGCGTCGTCGAGCGGTTCGTCGGCGTGACCCAGCGCAACGACATCGAGAACGCGCTCGAAGAAGCCGGGGCGTAA
- a CDS encoding bifunctional nuclease family protein — protein sequence MNASIDAVRVAGTPNGPVPVVVLAVDGEEDVLPIFIGFAEAESIAAGVDARDVGRPLTHDLLLDVMEELGGRLDRIVVTGIEESEEGGTYLADLHLVGPLSEHTVDARPSDSLALAARTNAPIEVEEGVFEAGRTSPAEFADLADIREVQPV from the coding sequence ATGAACGCATCGATCGACGCGGTCCGGGTCGCCGGTACTCCGAACGGGCCGGTCCCGGTCGTCGTCCTCGCGGTCGACGGCGAAGAGGACGTCCTCCCGATCTTCATCGGCTTCGCCGAGGCCGAGAGCATCGCGGCTGGCGTCGACGCCCGCGACGTCGGCCGACCGCTCACCCACGACCTGCTGCTCGACGTGATGGAGGAACTCGGCGGCCGACTCGACCGGATCGTCGTCACCGGGATCGAGGAGAGCGAGGAGGGTGGGACGTACCTCGCCGACCTCCACCTCGTCGGCCCGCTCTCGGAGCACACCGTCGACGCACGGCCGAGCGACTCGCTCGCGCTCGCCGCCCGGACGAACGCCCCGATCGAGGTCGAGGAGGGTGTCTTCGAGGCCGGTCGGACCTCGCCCGCCGAGTTCGCCGACCTCGCCGACATCCGCGAGGTGCAGCCGGTATGA